One window from the genome of Pedobacter schmidteae encodes:
- a CDS encoding tetratricopeptide repeat protein, which yields MTRFFLSLFIATIFLSCTNANKTKERAGQVAVCSGTKTTDKDWYASGKKAPLFKGLDGISFKISTPNKEAKEYFNQGMMLAYGFNHAEAARSFYEATRLDLNCAMAYWGYAYVLGPNYNGGMEEDNYQRAYDAAIKAQSLSGNCSPMEIALINALLTRYEARPPADRTHLDIAYAAAMKKVYAQYPTDPDVGALYAESMMNLHPWDLYEKQTKKPKAWTPELITVLERLIQSNPKHPGAHHFYIHALEASATPEKALESASLLSTLVPGSGHLLHMPSHIYINTGDYHLGTLSNLRAIAIDSVYTTACNAQGVYPLAYFPHNYHFLAATATLEGNSKLAWMAAKEIQKHTATDIMDQPKWGTLQHYYTIPYYIATKFAMWDSIFSFSTPPKDLIYPKAIWHYARGLAYLGKNDIINAQKESNVLRTLSVDTSLQRLTVWDINTTADLAKIADHVLSAGIAAKQNHLSESITLLNEAIAIEDNLNYNEPPDWFFSIRHHLGTVLIKAGKYNEAEKIYRQDLHKWKKNGWALIGLYNALMLQKKPGDAQSVKSDFNQSWKYADTKITSSSSIFN from the coding sequence ATGACTAGATTTTTCCTCTCTCTGTTTATCGCAACCATCTTTCTTTCCTGTACCAATGCTAATAAGACCAAAGAACGGGCTGGGCAAGTTGCCGTCTGTTCTGGTACAAAAACCACCGACAAAGACTGGTATGCATCTGGGAAAAAGGCGCCTTTATTTAAAGGTCTTGATGGTATTAGTTTCAAAATTTCGACGCCCAACAAAGAAGCGAAGGAATATTTTAACCAGGGAATGATGCTCGCTTACGGATTTAATCATGCTGAGGCTGCCAGATCGTTTTATGAAGCTACGCGTCTGGATTTGAACTGTGCAATGGCTTATTGGGGGTATGCCTACGTTTTGGGACCCAACTATAATGGTGGAATGGAAGAAGATAATTATCAACGGGCCTACGATGCAGCAATTAAGGCTCAATCCCTTTCCGGAAATTGTAGCCCTATGGAAATCGCACTGATTAATGCTTTGTTAACGCGATATGAAGCCCGCCCACCTGCCGACAGAACACATCTGGACATAGCATATGCAGCGGCGATGAAAAAGGTATATGCGCAATACCCTACTGATCCGGACGTAGGTGCCCTATACGCAGAGTCAATGATGAACTTACATCCATGGGACTTATATGAAAAACAAACAAAGAAGCCCAAGGCATGGACACCGGAACTTATCACGGTATTGGAACGCCTGATACAGTCCAATCCTAAGCATCCCGGTGCACACCATTTCTATATTCATGCGTTAGAAGCCTCTGCCACTCCCGAAAAAGCGCTGGAGAGTGCCAGCTTGCTGTCGACCCTGGTGCCTGGATCCGGACATTTATTGCATATGCCCTCGCACATCTACATTAACACAGGAGATTATCACCTCGGTACACTTTCCAACTTACGCGCAATTGCTATAGACAGCGTTTATACGACGGCCTGCAATGCGCAAGGAGTTTATCCACTCGCCTACTTTCCTCATAATTATCATTTTCTGGCCGCCACCGCTACTTTGGAAGGGAATTCTAAACTGGCATGGATGGCCGCAAAAGAAATACAGAAACACACGGCAACTGACATTATGGACCAGCCAAAATGGGGTACATTGCAACACTATTACACTATCCCTTATTACATTGCTACTAAGTTTGCCATGTGGGATAGTATCTTTAGTTTTTCAACCCCACCTAAGGACCTCATCTATCCTAAAGCCATTTGGCATTATGCACGAGGATTAGCTTATTTGGGTAAAAATGATATCATCAATGCGCAAAAAGAATCGAATGTTTTACGTACGTTATCTGTCGACACAAGTTTACAGCGACTAACGGTTTGGGATATCAATACCACGGCCGACCTGGCCAAGATTGCTGATCATGTTTTAAGTGCAGGTATTGCCGCAAAACAAAATCATTTAAGCGAAAGTATTACCTTATTGAATGAGGCAATTGCGATAGAAGATAATCTCAACTACAATGAGCCTCCAGACTGGTTTTTCTCGATAAGGCATCATCTGGGGACCGTGCTGATAAAAGCTGGAAAATACAATGAAGCGGAAAAAATATACAGACAGGACTTACATAAATGGAAAAAAAACGGTTGGGCGCTGATTGGATTGTACAATGCTTTGATGCTGCAAAAAAAGCCGGGTGATGCACAAAGTGTTAAATCTGATTTTAACCAGTCATGGAAATATGCAGACACAAAAATCACATCCTCTTCCAGTATTTTTAATTAA
- a CDS encoding VOC family protein, with amino-acid sequence MMRLDPIIAVKDVEASSAWYQKIFGLINNHGGDNFSVLVSADNEIMLCLHKWGEHHHPTMTNPMITSGNGLLLYFRTDNMVDIYKRVIEAGCAIEEDIHMNPNSLRKEFSFRDPDGYFLTVTEYHKYEG; translated from the coding sequence ATGATGAGACTAGACCCAATAATTGCAGTAAAAGATGTTGAAGCCAGCTCCGCTTGGTATCAAAAAATATTTGGACTTATCAATAATCATGGTGGGGATAATTTTTCAGTTTTAGTCTCTGCCGATAACGAAATCATGCTCTGCCTTCACAAATGGGGTGAACATCATCACCCGACCATGACGAATCCTATGATAACATCAGGAAATGGACTATTGCTTTATTTTAGAACAGATAATATGGTTGATATCTACAAAAGAGTCATTGAAGCCGGCTGTGCAATAGAAGAAGACATCCACATGAATCCAAATTCTTTGAGAAAAGAGTTTTCATTCCGTGATCCCGACGGGTATTTTTTGACAGTTACTGAATATCATAAATATGAAGGATAG
- a CDS encoding TlpA disulfide reductase family protein: MYRILFILFAMMPYMGFSQANNFVIKGTIGQLNAPAKVYLKYYTGKQTKIDSAVLRNGKFELRGYLSQINRAIFYVNAKGTGPSREDYRYLYVDKGTTVVNSTGMAKDATASGTQIVKEDIEYKAALEQGTVDQFIKTHPASIICLRALYADISNVEPQKLEALFLNLSPAIRNSSDGKGLFAMLQSLKKVAIGQLAPEFSQADTEGKQIALSSFRGKYVLLDFWASWCVPCRKENPNLIKLYQAYKNSNFTILGVSLDDASGKSDWLEAIRTDGLTWPQVSDLKAENFAAQLYGVTAVPQSFLIDPNGRIVAKNLKGAELAAKLAEILGKHN, from the coding sequence ATGTATAGAATTCTTTTTATCCTGTTCGCCATGATGCCCTACATGGGCTTCTCGCAAGCCAATAATTTTGTTATCAAAGGTACCATAGGGCAATTAAATGCGCCTGCCAAAGTCTACCTTAAATATTATACCGGCAAACAAACCAAAATTGACTCGGCCGTTCTTCGTAATGGAAAGTTTGAGCTTCGCGGTTATTTAAGCCAAATCAACCGGGCGATATTTTATGTAAATGCCAAAGGCACCGGGCCATCACGTGAGGATTACCGTTATCTGTACGTTGATAAGGGCACTACAGTAGTAAACAGTACCGGAATGGCCAAGGATGCCACAGCTTCGGGTACCCAAATTGTAAAGGAAGATATTGAGTACAAAGCGGCATTGGAGCAGGGCACTGTTGATCAGTTCATTAAAACCCACCCTGCCTCCATCATTTGTTTAAGGGCACTGTACGCTGATATTTCTAATGTCGAACCTCAAAAACTGGAAGCTTTGTTTTTGAATTTATCACCGGCCATTCGCAACAGTAGTGATGGTAAAGGTCTTTTTGCCATGTTGCAGTCGCTCAAAAAAGTAGCTATTGGGCAGCTGGCACCTGAATTTTCACAAGCCGACACCGAAGGGAAACAAATAGCGCTTTCTTCATTTCGCGGAAAATATGTATTGCTTGACTTTTGGGCTTCCTGGTGTGTACCTTGCCGGAAGGAGAATCCAAATCTGATTAAATTATATCAGGCTTATAAAAATTCAAATTTCACCATTTTAGGTGTATCACTGGATGATGCATCGGGAAAAAGTGATTGGCTGGAAGCTATCCGGACTGACGGCCTGACCTGGCCGCAGGTTTCTGATTTAAAAGCAGAAAATTTTGCAGCACAACTGTATGGCGTTACCGCTGTTCCACAAAGCTTTTTAATTGACCCCAATGGCCGCATTGTAGCGAAAAACCTTAAGGGAGCCGAGCTGGCAGCCAAGCTCGCTGAAATTCTGGGGAAACACAATTGA
- a CDS encoding RagB/SusD family nutrient uptake outer membrane protein: MKNFNHYILTGGLAAVLSMASCSKNFLDQKPYTSIAREDALKTAADIKTALNGTYANLRSGELRGGAVPLLGDLLADNIYLSTINIGLFNGENAYSITTDGAYSNRVWTFGYANILQANNIIDAPLKQGDEVMQYKGEAYAIRALVYFDLVRFFGKAYTIDANSPGVPIVLHYDPAALPRRNTVAEVYAQILSDLDQATTLMTQYKGSGRFSKYAALALKAKVNLYKGDYELAYTQAKDVLNNSGFTLVGRTDLAGYWAAATPHDESNKVETLFELVSDAFNHNGIDELSMHYVQADNSDGEMLTTKSLYDTYSATDVRKSLILVGVRNRVGGEDPAYIVNKYPVLNGDFNEKKVIRLSEVQLIAAEAAYRTNKGDALTLLNALMTRRDPSLTYSSSGTALLADIVKERRKELAFEGDRYFDLNRLNQDIPRTEEYPTGIIPAGDYRRIMPIPLGEINVNPNIVQNHGYH; the protein is encoded by the coding sequence ATGAAAAATTTTAATCATTATATACTAACCGGAGGCCTTGCAGCAGTACTTTCCATGGCTTCCTGTTCCAAGAACTTTTTAGATCAAAAACCTTATACGAGCATTGCGCGCGAAGATGCCCTGAAAACTGCTGCCGATATCAAAACCGCCTTAAACGGTACTTATGCCAATTTACGCAGTGGCGAACTGCGTGGTGGTGCGGTTCCGTTGCTGGGCGACTTGCTGGCCGATAACATTTACCTGTCTACCATCAATATTGGTTTGTTTAATGGCGAAAATGCCTACTCCATTACTACCGATGGCGCTTATAGCAACCGGGTGTGGACTTTCGGTTATGCCAACATTTTGCAGGCCAACAACATTATTGACGCCCCTTTGAAACAAGGAGATGAGGTGATGCAATATAAAGGCGAAGCCTATGCCATCCGCGCATTGGTTTATTTTGACCTGGTGCGTTTTTTTGGAAAAGCTTATACCATTGACGCCAATTCGCCTGGAGTACCCATCGTATTGCATTACGACCCTGCAGCTCTACCTAGACGAAATACTGTAGCCGAGGTGTATGCCCAAATCCTTTCCGATCTGGACCAGGCCACCACATTGATGACGCAATACAAGGGCTCCGGGCGATTCTCTAAATATGCAGCCCTGGCTTTAAAAGCTAAAGTAAACTTGTACAAAGGCGATTACGAGCTGGCCTATACACAAGCCAAAGACGTACTGAACAACAGCGGCTTTACCTTGGTTGGTCGTACTGATCTGGCCGGTTATTGGGCTGCAGCTACCCCTCATGATGAAAGCAACAAAGTAGAAACCCTTTTTGAGCTGGTATCTGATGCCTTTAATCATAACGGGATAGACGAACTGTCTATGCATTATGTGCAGGCCGATAACAGCGACGGCGAAATGCTGACCACTAAATCACTGTACGATACCTATTCGGCTACCGATGTGCGGAAAAGCCTGATCCTTGTGGGGGTTAGAAACCGGGTTGGCGGCGAAGATCCAGCCTATATCGTGAACAAATATCCGGTGTTAAACGGCGATTTCAATGAGAAGAAGGTGATCCGTTTATCAGAGGTTCAGCTGATTGCTGCAGAGGCAGCATACCGGACCAACAAAGGGGATGCATTAACACTTTTAAACGCATTGATGACGCGAAGAGATCCATCGCTGACTTACAGCTCTTCCGGTACGGCCTTATTGGCTGATATTGTAAAAGAAAGACGTAAGGAGCTGGCTTTTGAAGGCGACCGCTATTTTGACCTGAACCGGTTGAACCAGGACATCCCGCGTACCGAAGAATATCCGACTGGCATCATTCCGGCCGGCGATTACCGCAGGATTATGCCCATTCCATTGGGCGAAATCAATGTAAACCCCAATATTGTTCAAAATCATGGTTATCACTAA
- a CDS encoding TonB-dependent receptor, with the protein MKLLLILALLTIHTQAALYSQTRITIESKQTALSTVLRKIEQKTNYRFAYNNEVVPFKKLVSIDVKDAEIAEVMAKLLNNLPLTYKVIKNVVVISAKDQPSAESNAAETIVVRGIVTDDQNLPLPGVNVRSQQHPAIGSVTDGKGQFQITLPGASDVLIFSFIGYQKYEQQLPVEGDLKISLKPLGGLLSEVVINGYGKQAKAISTGAVGLVKSQELENRSYTSVDQALQGRVAGLQSVGSSGQPGALQQIRIRGIGSISAGSDPLFVIDGIIVSSGQLSRSTTTSNVLSAINPNDIESINVLKDAAASAIYGSRAANGVIIITTKQGVQGKTKVTFDTEYGLTKLGTTPEAGKLLTTEQWRTITAQGMLNNASYAKQNGLTAANVFQYLDQKFNAGNGVNTNWLDLVQRDGRQQQYNLGISGGTSNTQYHVSGGYFNQQGTVIASDFSRYSFKVNLKTKLNERFSLATSIIVGANGQNSPPNGSSADNPIDAAIHLFPFISPYNADGTYNIDVAVFGSKSNPLYVSKYNKNKMNQFKGLGSLSAEYKIADNLSFTSRLGTDYNNLEEDTYYNPKHGAGTFYDSGFSSRGYTRYFNWTWTNMVDYHLDLKRDQTWVGNIKVGYEAQKSQNYTSTAATTGLPLNPAVTVPSNGTKPYEASGANSDYTVASLLSLADFSYKGKYVLSGSFRRDGSSRFSEKNRYGNFWSVGASWNAQDETFIKSLGFINLLKVRTSYGLTGNANIDDYGWRQLYSYGASSDYAVSYYNFNYDGEVGSGPTSVGNPYLTWETNKQLDLGLDVGLFNNRLSFTFDYYNRAATKLLLSQPTSATTGSGAFLNNIGSMRNRGVEFTLSGTPVQTEDFKWTAGFNISHNINKITALVDGKDMKGSSVIRRVGLDFQTFYLRQWAGVDPANGKPLWYTDETMSQTTSNYNLAKLVPNYTATPKVFGSFTSSFSYKGLSLDGLLYYNFGNHVMDLWSRYTQSDGDNSSFNHFASQMNAWQKPGDVTDNPIYIFNNTNNSSRASSRFLYKGDYIRLRELTLSYAFRKAFLSKAKIDGLSIYVRGTNLATWVRDKKLPYDPEAGLTGQSNYNIPMPKVFTLGANLKF; encoded by the coding sequence ATGAAGCTACTTTTAATACTTGCGTTGCTCACTATTCATACCCAGGCGGCGCTATATTCTCAAACGCGGATCACCATTGAATCTAAGCAAACTGCATTGAGCACTGTGCTTAGAAAAATAGAGCAGAAAACCAATTACCGCTTTGCCTATAACAATGAGGTGGTGCCTTTTAAAAAGCTGGTCAGCATCGACGTTAAGGATGCGGAGATTGCCGAAGTAATGGCCAAATTACTGAATAACCTGCCGCTAACCTATAAGGTGATCAAAAATGTAGTAGTCATCAGTGCTAAAGATCAACCTTCGGCAGAAAGTAATGCTGCCGAAACGATAGTAGTGCGGGGTATCGTAACCGACGATCAAAACCTACCCCTGCCGGGTGTAAACGTAAGGTCGCAGCAACACCCAGCTATAGGTAGCGTTACCGACGGCAAAGGACAATTTCAAATTACCTTGCCCGGCGCATCCGATGTGCTTATTTTTAGCTTCATAGGTTACCAGAAATATGAACAACAATTGCCGGTTGAGGGCGATCTGAAGATTAGCCTGAAGCCATTGGGCGGTTTATTGAGCGAAGTGGTGATTAACGGCTATGGCAAACAGGCCAAGGCTATCAGCACCGGAGCAGTAGGTCTGGTCAAATCACAGGAATTGGAAAACCGTTCGTATACTTCGGTCGACCAAGCCCTACAGGGCCGCGTTGCCGGCTTGCAGTCTGTGGGTTCATCGGGCCAACCGGGGGCCTTGCAACAGATCCGCATCCGCGGAATTGGCTCCATCTCGGCTGGGTCCGATCCTTTGTTTGTTATCGATGGTATCATCGTCAGCTCTGGGCAGTTGTCGCGGTCAACCACTACCTCCAATGTCTTATCTGCCATCAACCCTAATGATATAGAAAGCATCAACGTATTGAAGGACGCCGCGGCCTCGGCCATTTACGGATCACGGGCGGCCAATGGTGTCATCATCATCACCACCAAGCAGGGCGTTCAGGGCAAAACAAAAGTAACTTTTGATACCGAATACGGCTTGACCAAGCTGGGCACTACTCCAGAGGCAGGTAAGTTGCTGACTACCGAGCAATGGCGTACCATTACTGCCCAGGGTATGTTAAACAATGCCAGCTATGCCAAACAAAATGGGCTTACGGCAGCCAACGTGTTCCAGTACCTGGATCAAAAATTTAATGCCGGAAACGGCGTCAATACCAATTGGCTCGATTTGGTACAAAGAGATGGCCGGCAGCAGCAGTACAACCTGGGCATCAGCGGTGGTACCAGCAACACGCAATATCATGTTTCCGGTGGCTATTTTAACCAGCAAGGGACTGTAATCGCATCAGATTTTAGCCGTTATTCATTTAAGGTTAATTTAAAAACCAAGCTGAATGAACGCTTTTCATTGGCTACCAGTATCATTGTAGGCGCGAATGGGCAGAATTCGCCACCAAATGGTAGTTCGGCCGACAATCCCATTGATGCTGCCATACACCTGTTCCCTTTTATTTCGCCGTATAACGCCGATGGCACCTACAACATAGATGTTGCAGTTTTTGGTTCCAAGTCGAACCCGCTGTATGTCTCCAAATACAACAAAAATAAAATGAACCAGTTTAAAGGGTTGGGTAGCTTATCGGCTGAATATAAAATTGCCGACAACCTGAGCTTTACATCGCGACTGGGTACCGATTATAACAACCTGGAAGAGGATACCTATTACAACCCAAAACATGGCGCTGGAACGTTTTATGACAGTGGTTTCTCGTCACGTGGCTATACCCGTTATTTTAATTGGACCTGGACCAATATGGTTGACTACCATCTGGACTTGAAACGCGATCAAACCTGGGTAGGAAATATAAAAGTAGGCTACGAGGCGCAAAAATCACAAAATTATACTTCTACGGCCGCTACTACGGGCTTGCCTTTAAACCCGGCAGTTACCGTTCCATCAAATGGTACCAAGCCTTACGAGGCCTCGGGCGCCAATTCTGATTATACCGTTGCTTCCCTGCTCAGTTTGGCCGACTTCTCCTACAAAGGAAAATATGTCCTTTCGGGAAGTTTCCGTCGTGACGGCTCATCCCGTTTCAGCGAAAAAAACAGATACGGAAATTTTTGGTCTGTAGGTGCTTCCTGGAACGCACAGGACGAGACTTTTATCAAATCCCTTGGTTTCATTAACCTTTTGAAAGTCAGGACCAGTTATGGCCTTACGGGCAATGCCAATATTGACGATTATGGATGGAGGCAATTGTATAGCTACGGAGCATCCAGCGATTACGCAGTATCCTACTACAATTTCAACTACGATGGCGAGGTTGGCAGCGGACCTACTTCAGTTGGAAACCCTTACCTGACTTGGGAAACCAATAAACAATTGGATCTGGGCTTAGATGTGGGCTTATTCAATAACAGGTTGTCTTTTACCTTCGACTATTACAACAGGGCGGCAACCAAATTATTGCTTAGCCAGCCTACTTCTGCAACCACCGGTTCAGGTGCTTTCTTAAATAATATCGGCTCTATGCGCAACCGTGGGGTTGAATTTACGCTGAGTGGAACACCGGTTCAAACTGAAGATTTTAAATGGACTGCAGGCTTTAACATTTCCCATAACATCAACAAAATTACTGCCTTGGTTGATGGGAAGGACATGAAAGGTTCATCAGTAATCAGAAGAGTTGGCCTTGATTTTCAAACTTTTTACCTGCGCCAGTGGGCCGGTGTTGATCCTGCCAATGGTAAACCACTTTGGTATACCGACGAAACCATGAGCCAAACTACCAGCAATTACAATCTGGCCAAGCTGGTGCCCAATTATACCGCTACACCTAAGGTGTTTGGAAGTTTTACCTCCTCGTTTAGCTATAAGGGCCTTAGCCTGGATGGATTGCTGTACTACAACTTTGGCAATCATGTAATGGATTTATGGTCGCGCTATACTCAATCTGATGGCGACAACAGTTCATTTAACCACTTTGCTTCGCAAATGAATGCCTGGCAAAAACCGGGCGATGTGACCGACAATCCAATTTACATTTTTAACAATACCAACAACTCCAGCCGGGCTTCGAGCCGCTTTTTATATAAAGGTGATTACATCCGTTTACGGGAGCTGACATTGAGCTATGCTTTCAGGAAGGCCTTTTTATCCAAAGCAAAAATTGATGGCCTGAGTATTTATGTACGGGGAACCAACCTGGCCACCTGGGTTAGAGATAAAAAGTTGCCATACGATCCTGAAGCCGGACTAACCGGGCAATCCAACTACAATATCCCTATGCCAAAAGTGTTTACCCTGGGTGCTAACCTGAAGTTTTAA
- a CDS encoding FecR family protein: protein MAEDIFFKLLSRQLAGEASEKDLQQLKKMIDADPELKKVYLSFNAPEEEATEEELSKAEQAFALHSLKMHLHVPPSPATYLGGRNRPKLVALAAISFLLICAVFIWRFSPFASDSLSKSQVVTKKGSTTMVKLPDGTSVWVNSDSRLQYADNFKGKLREVWLDGEAFFDVKKDPEHPFVIYTDKINIKVLGTAFNVKSYPSDQVIETSLIRGRIEVSFNDRPAENIILRPNEKLTVRKDQSEPGIGTENTPKIKLDNLSHLSRHTPLAETAWMDNKLAFSNCAMIDVAQMLERRFDIQVEFKNQEVMQYRYTGIFEEENIQDILNIMKISKPFNYKLNGKKLMISN, encoded by the coding sequence ATGGCCGAAGATATTTTTTTTAAACTTTTGAGCAGGCAGCTAGCGGGCGAAGCCAGTGAAAAAGATTTGCAGCAATTGAAAAAAATGATTGATGCCGATCCGGAGCTGAAAAAAGTATATCTGTCGTTTAATGCCCCTGAAGAAGAAGCGACAGAAGAAGAGCTGAGCAAGGCCGAGCAGGCTTTTGCCTTGCATTCTTTAAAAATGCATCTGCATGTGCCTCCTTCCCCTGCTACTTATTTAGGTGGCCGCAACCGCCCTAAATTGGTTGCCCTTGCAGCCATAAGTTTTTTATTGATTTGTGCCGTTTTTATCTGGCGTTTCTCTCCTTTTGCAAGCGATAGCTTGTCTAAAAGCCAGGTGGTGACCAAAAAAGGGTCTACAACTATGGTCAAACTTCCCGATGGTACTTCGGTATGGGTAAATTCGGATAGCCGGCTGCAATATGCCGATAATTTTAAAGGCAAATTGCGCGAAGTATGGTTGGATGGTGAAGCCTTTTTTGATGTAAAGAAAGATCCTGAGCATCCTTTTGTGATCTATACCGATAAAATAAACATCAAAGTGCTAGGTACGGCATTCAATGTAAAAAGTTATCCCAGTGATCAGGTGATTGAAACTTCACTGATCAGGGGACGGATTGAGGTGAGCTTTAACGACAGGCCTGCCGAAAATATTATTTTACGTCCAAACGAGAAGCTTACCGTACGCAAAGATCAGTCGGAACCTGGCATAGGAACAGAAAACACACCTAAAATTAAACTCGACAATCTTTCGCATTTGAGTCGGCATACCCCATTGGCAGAAACCGCCTGGATGGACAATAAGCTGGCATTTTCCAATTGTGCTATGATTGATGTTGCCCAGATGCTGGAAAGACGGTTTGATATCCAGGTGGAGTTTAAAAACCAGGAGGTAATGCAATACCGCTACACTGGCATATTTGAAGAAGAAAACATACAAGATATACTAAATATAATGAAAATTTCTAAACCCTTTAACTACAAACTGAATGGAAAAAAACTAATGATAAGCAACTGA
- a CDS encoding sigma-70 family RNA polymerase sigma factor, with amino-acid sequence MVPKLTDIANLKHAVAVYADEAAYRKLFVCFYTPVIRFATAIVHSDEVAEELYADAMMKIWLMGPKLEQVIDFRVYLFTLVKNSAFNHLKKNKGRYNVGLDDLELLPASNATPIDYIIEKELQLSLKKAIDMLPPKCEIVYRLVKNEGFSYKQVSEILSISTNTIEGHMSNALKKITQYMQQHLNS; translated from the coding sequence ATGGTGCCCAAACTTACAGATATAGCCAACCTAAAACATGCCGTAGCCGTTTATGCGGATGAAGCTGCCTACCGTAAGCTATTTGTATGTTTTTATACACCTGTAATCCGTTTTGCTACCGCCATAGTACATTCTGACGAAGTTGCTGAGGAATTGTATGCTGATGCGATGATGAAAATCTGGCTGATGGGCCCAAAATTGGAGCAGGTGATAGATTTTAGGGTTTATCTTTTTACCCTGGTTAAAAATTCGGCTTTCAACCATTTGAAAAAAAATAAAGGTCGGTACAATGTTGGCTTAGATGATCTGGAACTGCTACCTGCCAGCAATGCTACACCAATAGACTATATCATAGAAAAAGAACTGCAGCTGAGCTTAAAAAAAGCTATCGATATGCTGCCTCCTAAATGCGAGATCGTTTACCGTCTGGTTAAAAATGAAGGTTTCAGTTATAAGCAGGTATCCGAAATTTTAAGTATTTCAACCAATACCATTGAAGGGCACATGAGCAATGCACTCAAAAAGATTACCCAATACATGCAGCAGCATTTAAATTCTTAA